The window GCGCCCGCCATCGCGACGACGGCGCCGTTCGTCGAGTCGAGGACGACGATCGCGCCGGAGTCCGCCGCGTACCTCCGCCCGCGGTAGTCCGGCACGTTGCGGGCCCGTTCGATGCCCTCGGCCAGCGCACGCTCGGCGATCGCCTGGACCTTGGCGTCGATCGCGGTCAGCAGGTTGTTGCCGGGCCGGGGCGCGGCCGCCTCGACGGTCTGCAGCACGTGGCCCAGGTGATCCACCGTCACCCGCGTCACGCCCGGGGCGCCGCGCAGCAGGGCGTCGTACTGCTTCTCCAGGCCCGCGCGCCCGACGAGGTTCGCGACGCCGAGCCGCGGGTCGCGCAGCCCGGCCTCCTTCTGCGCGGCGACGTCCTTCTCGTCGGCCGGCTGCAGGTACCCGAGGACGTGGGCGAGCTTCGCCTTGCCCTCCTGCGGATAGTTGCGCACGCTCACCGAGACGGCGTCGACGCCGGGGAACCGCTCGCGGAACTCGAGGACCTGCATCGCGACCCGGGAGTCGACGTCGACGGCCACGGGGACGGGCTGGTACGGCGAGCCGTTCCAGCAGGGCGCGGTCACACCGGCCCCGCAGGGACGGATCTGCGCGCGCAGGTCGTCGGCACTCACGCCGAGGACGCGGCCGAGCCGGTCGAGGACGGCGGCCCCCCGGTCCGGCTGCCGTGACAGGTTCGTGCGGTCGACGGTGATCTGCAGCTGCGTCCGGTTCTGGACCAACGGACGGCCGGCGACGTCGAGGATCAAGCCGCGCGGCGCCGGCGTCACGACCTCGCGGATCGTGTTGGCGTCGGCCGCCGCGGCGTACGCGTCGGAGTCGACCGACTGCAGGTACGCCAGCCGGCCCCCGAGCAGGACCATCAGTGACAGCCCGATTCCCTGCAGCACCCGGACGCGACGCCCGGTGCGCGCCACGCCCTCGCTCACCGGACCCCCAGCGGCACGCGGGCCAGCGGCATCTCGGCCGGGATCGGCTGCGGCCGGCGCCGCCGGCTCAGCGGCAGGACGACCAGCGCGAGCAGCAGGGTCGAGAGCGCGACCGACGGCAGCGTCGCGAGCGCGTGCAGAACCCCGGCCCGCGGGTCACCCAGCAGCTGACCGAGCAGCGTGAACAGCAGTGGCGCCAGCGCGGCGGCGACTCCCCCGACGGCGATGCCGAGCAGCGCCGACTCGGCGACGTCCGTGGCGAGGAACCCGACGAGCGCGCCGAGCAGGCAGAGCACGAACGCCCACTGGCCCGCCGGGTGGTCGGCGGGCGGGAGCAGGTCGAGCAGCAGACCGACGCCGAAGCCGGCGACTCCCCCGGCCCGCGGGCCGGAGCGCAGGGCGACGGCCAGCACCACGAGAGCGGCGAGCTGGGGCTGCCCCGCGCCCGGCCAGTCGAGCCGGGCGATCAGCGAGACCTGCGTCAGCGCGGCGAGCAGCCCCAGCAGGGCGAGGCCGGTCAGCCGGAGCGCGTGGGCGGTGGCCGGGCTCACCGCTTCTCCTGAGGGGCAGTCTCCTGAGGGCCAGTCACGACGCCGACCACGTCGAGGGCGGAGAGTTCGCCGTAGGGGCGGACGAACGCCACCGGGGCGGGGCCGCCGGCGCCCTGGATGTCGACGATCTCGCCGATCGGGATGCCCGCGGGGTACGGCGCGCCGCCGGGCGAGCCGAACGTCCGCACGTCCTGGCCGACGGCGAGGCGCGCGTTGGGGTTGAAGAGCTTCAGCCGCAGCAGGTCGCCGCCGGTCCCGTCGAGCGAACCGACCTGGCCGGTGTCCGTCACCCGCACCCCGACGGTGAGGATCGGGTCGGCGAGCAGGAGCACCGTGGCGGTCTTCTCGGTGACGGACAGGACCCGGCCGGCGAGCCCGGACGCGTTGAGCACGGCGGAGTCCACGACCACGCCGTGCGCGCGGCCGCGGTCGATCACGACCGTCCAGGAGTAGCCGTCGATCGCGTTGAGGGCGATGACGTGACCCGTCGTCAGGTTTGTGCCGGTCGCGGCGGCGATGTCGGCGAGTGCTTCGGACCGGTCGGTGTACGTGCCCCGGGCGAGGGCGTCGCGAAGCTGCGCCTGGAGCGCGACGTTCTGCGCCGAGAGCTCCTCGATGCGGCGCGCGTCGGCGTTCGCCCCGCCGAAGGCGCCCGCGATACGGACGACGGGGTTGGTCACGGTCGTCGCGGCAGACTGCAGCGGGCTCAGCACCGTCGCGGCGGCGCTGCGCACGGGGTGCAGCGGCGACGACCCGTCTCCGGCCTGAGCGTCGATGCTGGCGAGGGCGAACGCCCCCACCAGCAGCGCGCCGAGGGTGAGACGCGTCGCCGCGGTGTCGCGGACCATGAGCGACCTCGCGTCAGAAGCGGTGCTGGTACGGGTTGTGCGGGGCCATCACGGCCTGCAGCGCGTCGAACTCGTCCACACACTTGCCGGCGCCGAGCGCGACGCAGTCCAGCGGGTCGGACGCGATGACGACCGGCATCCCGGTCTCGTCCGACAGTCGCTGGTCCAGACCGCGCAGGAGCGCGCCGCCGCCGGTGAGCATGATGCCGCGCTCCATGATGTCGGCGGCGAGCTCGGGCGGGCACGAGTCGAGCGTGTTGCGGACGGCGTCGATGATCGCCTGCACGGGCTCGGCGATCGCGTCGCGGACGTCCTCCGACGAGACGACGATCGTCTTCGGCAGGCCGGTCACGAGGTCACGCCCACGGATCTCGGCGACCTCCGGGTTCGCCAGCGGAACCGCCGCGGCGAGCGTCATCTTGATCTCCTCGGCCGACCGCTCCCCGAGCATCAGCGAGTAGACCTTCTTGACGTGGTTGATGATCGCCTCGTCGAACTCGTCACCGGCGGTGCGGATCGACTGGGCGTTCACGATGCCGCCGAGGGAGATGATCGCGACCTCGGTGGTGCCCCCGCCGATGTCGACGACCATGCTGCCGGTCGCCTCGGCCACCGGGAGCGCGGCACCGATCGCGGCCGCCATCGGCTCCTCGACGATGTGGACCTGGCGGGCCCCGGCCTGGCTGGCGGCCTCGATGACCGCGCGGCGCTCGACGCCGGTGATGCCCGAGGGCACGCACACGACGACGCGCGGCTTCGCGAAGTAGCGGCGGCGGTGCACCTTCTGGATGAAGTAGCGGAGCATCCGCTCGGTGATCTCGAAGTCCGCGATCACACCGTCGCGCAGCGGCCGGACGGCCACGACGTGCGCCGGGGTGCGGCCGATCATCTGCTTGGCCTCGGAGCCGACGGCCACGACCGCGCCCGTCATCGTGTTGATGGCGACGACGGACGGCTCGTTGAGCACGATGCCGCGGCCACGGACGTAGACGAGGGTGTTCGCGGTGCCGAGGTCGACCCCGATGTCGCGGCCGACGAACTTGGACATCGGCGAGGCCATGGAGAACCCGCCGAGCGGGTTCCGCGCAGGGGTGGCCGGCCGGGGGGCCGGGACCTTCGCCTCCGGGGCGTCGTCGATGACGAGCTTGTGTTCCGGGGCCAGTCCCGTCCCGGTGGGCGGTGTCTCGAGTGTTGTCATCAGACGAGCCTTCCGGGGCGAGAGTGACGGGTGTGACAGGTGTGAAGCTATACCCCGTGTGAGGCGACGATAGCCATGCGCAGGTCAAGATCACGGCAGCGACGCGCGACGGCGCGGCGCTTCACAGCCACGCTTCCGGCGGGCGCCCGTTATGGCCCGATACGGGCACAAAAAACGACCGGCCGCTCGGAGCGAGCGGCCGGTCGGGAAGTGCAGGGAAGCGCGGGGAGCGGTGCCTCAGAGCTCCGGGAACCAGAGCGCGATCTCGCGGGCGGCGGACTCGGCGCTGTCGGAGGCGTGGATCAGGTTCTCCTGGTTGGAGAGCGAGAAGTCGCCGCGGACGGTGCCCGGGGCGGCCTTGCGGCCGTCGGTGGCGCCGACGATGCCGCGGACGACGGTGATCGCCTCGTCGCCGGAGAGGATCAGGGCGACCAGCGGGCCCGAGGTGATGAACTCGCGGAGCTCGGGGTACCAGCCCTTCTCGACGTGCTCGGCGTAGTGCTGGTCGGCGAGCTGCTTGTCGACGGTCTGGAGCTTCATCGCCTCGATCGTGAAGCCCTTGGCCTCAAAGCGGGACAGGATCTGGCCCACCAGGCCGCGGCGCACGCCGTCCGGCTTGACGAGGACGAGGGTCTTCTCGGACACGCGGAACTCCTAGGCAAGTGCGATTCGACAGTGCGCGGAACGCGGCGAGCCTATCCGCCGCCACCCGGGTAACCCTCGGCGACCATCCGCCCGATCCGGAGGGCGGCGATCCAGAGCCCGCCGAAGATCAGGCCGAGGATCACCATCACGGGCACCACGATCGCAGTGAGCAGGACGAGCACCTGCATCGCCCAGCCGACCGGGATCCCCGCGGGCGAGCGCAGCAGCCCGGTCGCGAGCACGCACCCGAGTGCGAGCCCGCCCCCGACCGCGAGCGCCGTGCCGGAGGACACGTCGTCGGACATGCGCGAGGCGACCAGCGCCCCGAAGAACACGACCAGCCCCTCGAAGATCAGCACCACCGAGCACAGCCGGCGGGTCATCTTGATCCGCGAGGCCTCGGTCAGGCCACGAGGTTCGTACTCGCCGCTCACGCCTGATCCCGCGCGGGTGTGCCCTGCAGCAGGTGCCGCGCCGCCCCGGCGAGCACGACCGACCCGGTGACGAGGACGCCGAGCCCTCCGAGGTCGTCGGCGCCGTCCTCGGCCAGCGCCACCGCGGCCTCGATCGCGTCGTCGAGGCGCGGGACGACCTCGACCCGGTCCTCGCCGAAGATCTCGACGGCCTGGGCGGCCAGCGCGTCGGCGTCCATCGACCGCGGGCCGGGGACGTTGGTGATGACGACCTCGGCGAGCACGGGCTCGAACGCGGCGAGGATCCCGCGGGCGTCCTTGTCGGACAGGACGCCGAGGACGCCGATCAGCCGGGTGAAGCCGAAGTCGGTGCCGACCGCGGCGGCGGTCGCCTCCGCGCCGTGCGGGTTGTGCGCCGCGTCGAGGACGATCGTCGGCGAGCGGCGGACGACCTCCAGCCGACCCGGCGAGCGGACGGCGGCGAAGCCGGTACGCAGGACGTCGACGTCGAGCTCCCCGCGGCCCCCACCGAGGAACGCCTCGACGGTGGCGAGGGCGCAGGCCGCGTTGTGCGCCTGGTGCTCGCCGATCAGCGGCAGGAACAGTTCCTCGTACAGCCCACCGAGACCCTGGATCGCGAGCACCTGCCCGCCGACCGCACCCAGGCGCCCGCGGAGCCCGAACTCCAGGCCCTCGCGCGCGACGGTGGCCTCGACCTCGCCCGCGCGGCCGAGCAGAATCTCCGCGACCTCGACCGACTGCTGCGCGAGCACCGCGAAGGCGTTGGGCTTGAGAATCCCGGCCTTCTCCCCCGCGATCCCGGTGATCGTGTCGCCGAGGTAGTTCACGTGGTCGATCGCGATCGGTGTGACGACCGCGACCTGACCGTCCGCCACGTTCGTGGCGTCCCAGGCGCCGCCCATGCCGACCTCGACGATCGCGACGTCGACCGGGGCGTCGGCGAACGCCGCGTAGGCGAGCCCGACCATCACCTCGAAGTACGAGAGCCGCGGCCCGCCCTCCGCCTCCGACTTGGCGTCGACCAGACCGAGGTACGGCTCGACGTCGCGGTAGGTCTCGACGAAGCGCTCTTCGTCGATCGGCTCCCCGTCGAAGCAGATCCGCTCGCGCAGCGTCTCCAGGTGCGGGCTGGTGAACAACCCGGTGCGGAGACCGAACGCGCGCAGCAGCGACTCGATCATCCGCGCCGTGCTGGTCTTGCCGTTGGTCCCGGTGATGTGAATGACGGGGTACGACGTCTGCGGCTCACCGAGGAGGTCGGTCAGCGCGCGGATCCGGTCCAGGCTCGGCTCGAGCTTCGACTCCGGCCACCGGGTGAGCAGCGCCGCCTCGATCTCGGCGACGCTCAACTCCCCTGCGGGCGACGTCACGACGCGGGCAGTGCGTCGAGCTGACCGGAGATGCGGGCGACGTCCGCCTCGGCGGTCTCCTTGCGCCCGCGGATCTTCGCGACGACCGACTCCGGCGCCTTGGCGAGGAAGGCGGCGTTGGCGAGTTTCGCGTCGGCGACCTCGATCTCCTTGCGCGCGGCCGCGAGGTCTTTCTCCAGCCGGGCCCGCTCGGCCCCGACGTCGATCGCGCCGGAGAGGTCGAGCTCGACGACCGCGCCCTTGCGCTCGAGCGTCGCGCCGGCCGTGAACCCGTCCTCGGGCTCGGTAAGCCGGGTCAGGGCGCGGACCTGGTCGGCGTGCTCCGCGAGACCCGGAACGCTGCCGTCGCAGGTGATGCGCGCAGCCACCTTCTTCGACGGCGGGACGCCCTGGTCGGAGCGGAAGCGGCGGATCTCGGTGACGAGGTCCTGCACCGCGGTGATCTGGGCCTCGGCGTCGGCGTCGGCGCAGGAGGCGTCCGCGGTCGGCCACGGGGCGATGACGATCGACTCGCCGCCGGTCAGCGTCGTCCAGAGCTCCTCGGTGACGAACGGGATCACCGGGTGCAGCAGCTTGAGCAGGACGTCGAGGGTGTGGCCGAGCACCGCGCGGGTGGTCTCGGCCTCCGCGCCGCCGCGGGCCAGCGGGGCCTTGGCGAGCTCGAGGTACCAGTCGCAGAACTCGTCCCACACCAGGTGGTAGAGCGCCTCGGTGGCCTTCGCGAACTCGTAGTCCTCGTAGAACGCGTCGACCTCGGCGACGGTCGCGTGCAGCCGCGAGAGCATCCACCGGTCCGCCGGGGAGAGCTGCTCGCGCGGCGGCACCGCGGTCTCGACGGTGGCGCCGTTGATCAGCGCGAACCGGGTCGCGTTCCAGAGCTTGTTGCAGAAGTTGCGCGAGCCCGCCACCCAGTCCTCACCGATGGGCGCGTCGGTGCCGGGGTTCGCCCCGCGGGCCAGCGTGAAGCGCAGCGCGTCGGAGCCGTAGGCGTCCATCCAGTCGAGCGGGTCCACGGCGTTGCCGAAGGACTTGCTCATCTTCTTGCCGAACTGGTCGCGCACCATGCCGTGCAGGCCGATGGTGTGGAACGGGATGTCGCGGCCTGACGGAGCGTCATCCTTCATCGCGTACAGGCCGAACATCATCATCCGGGCGACCCAGAAGAAGAGGATGTCGTAGCCCGTGTACAGGACCGAGTTCGGGTAGAACTTCGCGAGCTCCGGCGTGCGCTCCGGCCACCCGAGCGTCGAGAACGGCCACAGGGCGGAGGAGAACCAGGTGTCGAGGACGTCCTCGTCCTGCGTCCAGCCATCGCCGCTCGGCGGTTCCTCGTCCGGCCCGACGCAGACGACCTCGTCGTTCGGGCCGTACCAGACCGGGATCCGGTGGCCCCACCACAGCTGGCGGGAGATGCACCAGTCGTGCATGTTGTCGACCCACGCGAACCAGCGCGGCTCGAGCTCCTTGGGGTGGATCGTCACGCGGCCGTCACGCACCGCGTCGCCCGCGGCCTGAGCCAGCGGGCCGACGTGAACGAACCACTGCAGGCTCAGGCGCGGCTCGACCACGGTCTTGCACCGGGAGCAGTGCCCGACCGAATGCAGGTACGGCCGCTTCTCCGCGACGATGCGGCCCTCGGCACGCAGCGCGGCGACGACGGCGGGCCGGGCCTCGAACCGGTCCATGCCCTGGAACGGGCCGTGCGCGGTCACGATCGCGGCCTCGTCCATGATCGGAACCGAGGGCAGGTTGTGCCGCTGGCCGATCGCGAAGTCGTTCGGGTCGTGCGCCGGTGTCACCTTCACGGCGCCGGTGCCGAACTCGGGGTCGACGTGCTCGTCGGCGACGATCGGAATCTGACGCCCCGTCAACGGCAGCTCGACGGTGGTGCCGATCAGGTGCCGGTAGCGCTCGTCCTCCGGGTGGACCGCCACTGCGGTGTCACCGAGCATCGTCTCGGCGCGCGTGGTCGCCACGACGATCGAGGCGTCCCCGTCGCCGTAGCGGATCGAGACGAGCTCGCCCGGGTCCTCCTGGTGCTCGACCTCGATGTCCGAGAGCGCGGTCCGGCACCGCGGGCACCAGTTGATGATGCGCTCGGCGCGGTAGATCAGCTCGTCGTCGTAGAGCCGCTTGAACATCGTCTGGACGGCCTTGGACAGGCCCTCGTCCATCGTGAAGCGCTCGCGCTCCCAGGCGACGCCGTCGCCGAGGCGCTTCATCTGGCCCAGGATCTTGCCGCCGGACTCGGCCTTCCACTCCCAGACCTTCTCCACGAACGCCTCGCGGCCGAGGTCGTGGCGGGAGACGCCCTCCTTGGCCAGCTCGCGCTCGACCACGTTCTGGGTCGCGATGCCGGCGTGGTCCATGCCGGGCAGCCACAGCGCCTCGTACCCCTGCATGCGGCGGCGGCGGACCAGGGCGTCGATCAGGGTGTGCTCGAACGCGTGGCCGAGGTGCAGCGACCCGGTCACGTTCGGCGGCGGGATGACGATGCAGTACGCCGGCTTGTCCGAGTTCGCGTCGACCTCGAAGTACCGCGCAGCCACCCACCGCTGGTACAGCGGACCCTCTACCTCCGCCGGCGTGTAGCGGGTCGGGAGGTCAGCGGCAGCGCGGGTGGTCTGGTCAGTCACGCGCGGAAGTCTACGGAGCGGGAGCCCCTCGGTCCGAACCGATATACCCAGGCAGGATGGGGTGCGTGACTTCGCTCGACTATTCGCCCGCCGCCGCCCGGACCGACCTGCTCGCCCCGCCCGTGGCCGCCGCGGTCGCCGCCTGGGCCGGGCGCACCCCCGTCGACGCGATCCGGGTCGCCGAGATCGACCCGGAGCTCGCCGACACCGCCGCGTTCTGCGCCGCCTACGACGAGCCCCTGGCCGAGTCCGCGAACTGCGTCGTGGTCCACGGCCGCCGGGGCGAGACCGTGACGCCCGTCGCCTGCCTCGTCCTCGCCACCACCCGAGCCGACGTGAACGGGCTGGTCCGCAGGCACGTGAACGCCCGGAAGGCCTCGTTCGCCCCGATGGAGGAGGCCGTCGCCGACACCGGCATGGAGTACGGCGGGATCACCCCGCTGGGGCTCCCGGAGAACTACGTCCTGCTCGTCGACCCCGCCGTCGTCGCCAGTTCTCGCGTCGTCATCGGCAGCGGCCTGCGCCGGTCGAAGGTCGAGCTCCCCGGGGCCGCGGTCGCCGAGATCCCCGGCGCCACCGTCCTTCCCGGCCTCGGCCTTCCCGTGGGGGGCTGAGCGGTGCCGAAACCGAAGGTCAAGTTCGCCGACGCGGCGAACCCGACGCCGGACGAGATCCGCAAGTGGGCCGGCTGCAACGACCTGGAGCCGATGGAGGACTGGGACCTCGTCCTCGCCACCCCGGCACACGCGGG of the Sporichthya polymorpha DSM 43042 genome contains:
- the mreD gene encoding rod shape-determining protein MreD — translated: MSPATAHALRLTGLALLGLLAALTQVSLIARLDWPGAGQPQLAALVVLAVALRSGPRAGGVAGFGVGLLLDLLPPADHPAGQWAFVLCLLGALVGFLATDVAESALLGIAVGGVAAALAPLLFTLLGQLLGDPRAGVLHALATLPSVALSTLLLALVVLPLSRRRRPQPIPAEMPLARVPLGVR
- the mreC gene encoding rod shape-determining protein MreC, with amino-acid sequence MVRDTAATRLTLGALLVGAFALASIDAQAGDGSSPLHPVRSAAATVLSPLQSAATTVTNPVVRIAGAFGGANADARRIEELSAQNVALQAQLRDALARGTYTDRSEALADIAAATGTNLTTGHVIALNAIDGYSWTVVIDRGRAHGVVVDSAVLNASGLAGRVLSVTEKTATVLLLADPILTVGVRVTDTGQVGSLDGTGGDLLRLKLFNPNARLAVGQDVRTFGSPGGAPYPAGIPIGEIVDIQGAGGPAPVAFVRPYGELSALDVVGVVTGPQETAPQEKR
- a CDS encoding rod shape-determining protein; protein product: MASPMSKFVGRDIGVDLGTANTLVYVRGRGIVLNEPSVVAINTMTGAVVAVGSEAKQMIGRTPAHVVAVRPLRDGVIADFEITERMLRYFIQKVHRRRYFAKPRVVVCVPSGITGVERRAVIEAASQAGARQVHIVEEPMAAAIGAALPVAEATGSMVVDIGGGTTEVAIISLGGIVNAQSIRTAGDEFDEAIINHVKKVYSLMLGERSAEEIKMTLAAAVPLANPEVAEIRGRDLVTGLPKTIVVSSEDVRDAIAEPVQAIIDAVRNTLDSCPPELAADIMERGIMLTGGGALLRGLDQRLSDETGMPVVIASDPLDCVALGAGKCVDEFDALQAVMAPHNPYQHRF
- the ndk gene encoding nucleoside-diphosphate kinase, translating into MSEKTLVLVKPDGVRRGLVGQILSRFEAKGFTIEAMKLQTVDKQLADQHYAEHVEKGWYPELREFITSGPLVALILSGDEAITVVRGIVGATDGRKAAPGTVRGDFSLSNQENLIHASDSAESAAREIALWFPEL
- a CDS encoding DUF4233 domain-containing protein; its protein translation is MSGEYEPRGLTEASRIKMTRRLCSVVLIFEGLVVFFGALVASRMSDDVSSGTALAVGGGLALGCVLATGLLRSPAGIPVGWAMQVLVLLTAIVVPVMVILGLIFGGLWIAALRIGRMVAEGYPGGGG
- a CDS encoding bifunctional folylpolyglutamate synthase/dihydrofolate synthase; protein product: MTSPAGELSVAEIEAALLTRWPESKLEPSLDRIRALTDLLGEPQTSYPVIHITGTNGKTSTARMIESLLRAFGLRTGLFTSPHLETLRERICFDGEPIDEERFVETYRDVEPYLGLVDAKSEAEGGPRLSYFEVMVGLAYAAFADAPVDVAIVEVGMGGAWDATNVADGQVAVVTPIAIDHVNYLGDTITGIAGEKAGILKPNAFAVLAQQSVEVAEILLGRAGEVEATVAREGLEFGLRGRLGAVGGQVLAIQGLGGLYEELFLPLIGEHQAHNAACALATVEAFLGGGRGELDVDVLRTGFAAVRSPGRLEVVRRSPTIVLDAAHNPHGAEATAAAVGTDFGFTRLIGVLGVLSDKDARGILAAFEPVLAEVVITNVPGPRSMDADALAAQAVEIFGEDRVEVVPRLDDAIEAAVALAEDGADDLGGLGVLVTGSVVLAGAARHLLQGTPARDQA
- a CDS encoding valine--tRNA ligase; this translates as MTDQTTRAAADLPTRYTPAEVEGPLYQRWVAARYFEVDANSDKPAYCIVIPPPNVTGSLHLGHAFEHTLIDALVRRRRMQGYEALWLPGMDHAGIATQNVVERELAKEGVSRHDLGREAFVEKVWEWKAESGGKILGQMKRLGDGVAWERERFTMDEGLSKAVQTMFKRLYDDELIYRAERIINWCPRCRTALSDIEVEHQEDPGELVSIRYGDGDASIVVATTRAETMLGDTAVAVHPEDERYRHLIGTTVELPLTGRQIPIVADEHVDPEFGTGAVKVTPAHDPNDFAIGQRHNLPSVPIMDEAAIVTAHGPFQGMDRFEARPAVVAALRAEGRIVAEKRPYLHSVGHCSRCKTVVEPRLSLQWFVHVGPLAQAAGDAVRDGRVTIHPKELEPRWFAWVDNMHDWCISRQLWWGHRIPVWYGPNDEVVCVGPDEEPPSGDGWTQDEDVLDTWFSSALWPFSTLGWPERTPELAKFYPNSVLYTGYDILFFWVARMMMFGLYAMKDDAPSGRDIPFHTIGLHGMVRDQFGKKMSKSFGNAVDPLDWMDAYGSDALRFTLARGANPGTDAPIGEDWVAGSRNFCNKLWNATRFALINGATVETAVPPREQLSPADRWMLSRLHATVAEVDAFYEDYEFAKATEALYHLVWDEFCDWYLELAKAPLARGGAEAETTRAVLGHTLDVLLKLLHPVIPFVTEELWTTLTGGESIVIAPWPTADASCADADAEAQITAVQDLVTEIRRFRSDQGVPPSKKVAARITCDGSVPGLAEHADQVRALTRLTEPEDGFTAGATLERKGAVVELDLSGAIDVGAERARLEKDLAAARKEIEVADAKLANAAFLAKAPESVVAKIRGRKETAEADVARISGQLDALPAS
- a CDS encoding YbaK/EbsC family protein, with translation MGCVTSLDYSPAAARTDLLAPPVAAAVAAWAGRTPVDAIRVAEIDPELADTAAFCAAYDEPLAESANCVVVHGRRGETVTPVACLVLATTRADVNGLVRRHVNARKASFAPMEEAVADTGMEYGGITPLGLPENYVLLVDPAVVASSRVVIGSGLRRSKVELPGAAVAEIPGATVLPGLGLPVGG